The genomic stretch TCCGGGTCCGGGCCCACGACGCCCACCGCCGTCTCCATGTTTTCGCCCACCAGGCGCACCATCTTGCGCGCGGAGCCGTCCCCGGCGATCTCGAGAATGCTCACCGGCGGCGCGCCGAAGTGCTGCTTGAAGAGCCTGCGAAAAGTCTTGTCCACTGCGCAATCGGGTTGGAGCGAATACGGCCGCGTCTGATGACCGGTGCAAGCTACAGCCGCAACGGTGGTGCCGTAACCGCGCGCATGGTGTGGACGGGGCGTTCCGGGCGGGGAAACTGCTGGAAAAAAAAGAAGTTGCGGGCGTGTCCCTGCGCTGCGCTCCGGGTCGGGCTTCGCGCGCCGTAGGCAACGATACAACTGTTGCCAACGGCGCCGAGCCCCCGGTTCGCGCCATGGTTGATCTCGCCGAGCGAACCCGGTGCGCGCGCGAACCGGGTTCTCGGCCCTGCGGGCGCGAATCCCTCACGCGGGGATCAGCGCGTGGCGTCGTCCGTGCGGCCGCGGCGCGACGGTCGGAGAGTTCGTGCGTGTCGGCGGATCACCGCCCGGCGGTTGAAACCGCGCCTCGAAAAACACGAAGTCCGCCTGCGCGGACTGCGGAGGCGGACGACTTGTCGATCCCACAATGCAGTTGAAGCCCCGAACCGGACGCGCCAGCGGCCGGTGTCGGGGCTTACCGCTGTTTGAGCGGCGGATTCCATTCGCTCACGATGCGCGCGCTCCGCACCGATACGGTCGACGGGACTGATCCCGCCGTTGCAGGTGAAGTCCCCCATCTGTTCGGGAGACTTTCCGCAGTTGTTGCGGCAAATCATCTGCTTCCGCGAGAGCCGTCCAGCAGGCCCGATCTCAGCCGATCAGACGTTCGCCGTCTCGGCCCGGGCGGGCGCCGCGACCCCGGCGATTTCGATCAGCGAAGCGCGCAGGCGGCGGCGCTCGGGGCCGCGCTCAAAAAGGAGGTACAGCGCGGGGAGCACGGTCAGCACCAGGACGGTGCTGCTCGCCAGCCCGCCGAGCAGGGAATAGCCGAGCGCGTTCCAGATGTTGGCGTCCGCCGCCTCGCTGAACAGCACCAGCGGCAGCAGCCCCAGGATGGTGACCGCGCTGGTCATCAGAATGGGCCGCACCCGCTCCAGCGTACCGCGCAGCACCGCCTCGCGCAGCGGCAGCCCCCCGCCGCGGCGAAGCTGGTTCACGTGATCCACGAGCAGCGTGGCGTTGTTGGTCACCACGCCGCCCATCATGATCACGCCGATGAACGCCTCGCGCGAGAAGCTGGCGTTCGTAAAGAAGAAGACGAGAAACACGCCGATCAGCGCCATCGGCACGGTCAGCAGCACGCACAGCGGCTGGCGCAGCGACTCGAACAGCGCGGCGGTGACCATGAAGACGAGGAGCAGTGAAATGCCCAGCACCCCGTAGATCTGCGTCCGCTCGTCATCCGACCACTTCCACTCCTCCTTGCCCACCAGCGTGTAGCCGGCGGGAAGGCGGGTGGCGCGGATCACCGCGGCGTGCACCTTGTCGCCCAGCTTGTTGGGGCCGCGGAACTCGTAGCTCACCGTGCGCTGGTACTGCTGGTCCTCGCGGACGATGCTGTTGAGCACCTCGCGCTCGTCCAGCCGCGCCACGTCGCCCACGCGCACCGCGCCGCCGCCCGGCGCGGGGATCAGCAGGTTCTGCATCTGCCCCACGTCCATGGCCTGGTGCCCCTGCAGCGCGACGGAAAAAGTCAGTTCCTCGTCACCCAGCCGCAGAAACCCGCGCTGCCCGTTGCGCCCGATGGCGGCGTTCACCCGGCGCACCAGCTCCGCGGCGGTGATGCCGTGCGCCGCCATCCGCTCGCGGTCCACCCGCAGCACCACCTCCGTGGCGCGGTCGCGCGTGAACCACGAGCCCGACGAGTTGGTGTCCACATCCTGAATGCGCGAAAAGCGCTGCAGCCGGCGCCCCACGTCTTCGGCGATCTCGCGCACCCGCTCGTAGTTGTAGCCCAGCACCTTGATGCTGTAGTTGGGCGGCGACCCGCCCCCGCCGTAGAACGACGGCCCGTAGCCGTGCACCTGCACCTCGGTGCCGCCGTACAGGTGGCTGTACGCCTCCATCTGCTCCTTGATGGAGATGGGGACGGAGGTTTCCTGCAGCGAGTCGGGAAAGTCCACCCGCACCTGCGCCGCCTGCGGGTACACGTGTGTCGTGAAGCGGGCGACCTCCGGCATGGCGGCCAGCCGCGCCTCGAACGAGCGCACCAGCTCGTCCGTGCGGTCCAATTCCTCGCCGCGCGGCATGTCGAAGTTGATGCTGATGTACGACTGCTGGCTTCCCCACGCCCGCCACACGGTGCCGCGGGTGACGTACTTGTCAAACAGCAGCCACGATCCGCCCAGCATGAGCGCCGACGCCAGCACCGCCGCCCAGGGCCAGCGCAGCGTGCCGCCCAGCATGGCCGCGTACAGGCGCAGGTACAGCGGCGGCCGCGCCGGCGCGGGGCGCTCGCGAATGCTGCGCACCCGTCCCGCCAGCAGCCGCCCGGCCAGCGCGGGGGTGAAGCTGAACGTGACGAAGAGCGAGGCGATGTTGGTGAACCCCACCACGATGGCCAGCGGCACGTAAAAGAGCCGCACCTCGCCCTGCAGGTACACGAAGGGGATGAAGACGATGATGGTCGTCAGCGTGGCCGCGAGCACGGGAAGCACCATCTCGCGCGCGCCACGCTCCGCGGCGGTGGGGGCGTCGGGCGCGGTGCGGGCGTGCGTGTACACGTTCTCCAGCACCACCACCGCGTTGTCGATGATGAGCCCGAAGCCCATCGCCAGCCCCATCAGCGTCAGCACGTTCAGCGTGAGCCCGC from Longimicrobium terrae encodes the following:
- a CDS encoding efflux RND transporter permease subunit; translated protein: MIRFSIRRPVAVGMLYCALALLGVASWFRVPLELLPDTELPRLRITATWRGASPEVTEAFLTSPIEAAVQQVRGVEKVTSTSEEGRGRVDVEFARSADMNFARMDLSERLAAMDASLPEGAGRPLVEPYVPEEFAEQNRPFLRYTLTGPMTAEALRTVLDEQVAPELRQVDGVAAVQGFGGRARMLEIALDEPRILALGLSPETVRQRVRDLEDVREAGSVERGGMRYTVAIREHAGSAERLRSLPLATDKGRMVRLSDVATVRDTYEDPTTLYRINGHPAVSFQVVKEIGTNVVHVADAAKARAATLDAALPGGARLLLDTDESEAVRTQLTDLRGRALSSALIVFVVLFLFLRSVRSAAIVFSSIAFSALITLNLIYFGGLTLNVLTLMGLAMGFGLIIDNAVVVLENVYTHARTAPDAPTAAERGAREMVLPVLAATLTTIIVFIPFVYLQGEVRLFYVPLAIVVGFTNIASLFVTFSFTPALAGRLLAGRVRSIRERPAPARPPLYLRLYAAMLGGTLRWPWAAVLASALMLGGSWLLFDKYVTRGTVWRAWGSQQSYISINFDMPRGEELDRTDELVRSFEARLAAMPEVARFTTHVYPQAAQVRVDFPDSLQETSVPISIKEQMEAYSHLYGGTEVQVHGYGPSFYGGGGSPPNYSIKVLGYNYERVREIAEDVGRRLQRFSRIQDVDTNSSGSWFTRDRATEVVLRVDRERMAAHGITAAELVRRVNAAIGRNGQRGFLRLGDEELTFSVALQGHQAMDVGQMQNLLIPAPGGGAVRVGDVARLDEREVLNSIVREDQQYQRTVSYEFRGPNKLGDKVHAAVIRATRLPAGYTLVGKEEWKWSDDERTQIYGVLGISLLLVFMVTAALFESLRQPLCVLLTVPMALIGVFLVFFFTNASFSREAFIGVIMMGGVVTNNATLLVDHVNQLRRGGGLPLREAVLRGTLERVRPILMTSAVTILGLLPLVLFSEAADANIWNALGYSLLGGLASSTVLVLTVLPALYLLFERGPERRRLRASLIEIAGVAAPARAETANV